A genomic stretch from Mycosarcoma maydis chromosome 3, whole genome shotgun sequence includes:
- a CDS encoding uncharacterized protein (related to alcohol dehydrogenase), whose amino-acid sequence MPRGYGIADSKNWTDFKVYDFDLKKETDDDVDIAITHCGVCGSDVHTISGGWGPLKHDFCIPGHEIIGIATKVGKNVKDIKVGDRVGVGAQVDSCGECVPCQDEEEQYCRGNGTKKLVDTYNDTYSECGTKAMGGYSTHIRTQQQFVFPIPDKIKSEHAAPMLCGGLTLFSPLIRNGAGPGKRVGIVGIGGLGHFGVMFAHALGAEVVAISHSPRKREDALKMGAKEFVSTGENPNWAEEYKNKPFDLIINTASSNAVDLRTILTTLKVHGRLICVGMPEDVFKVRIQDFAGNGCLMGSSHIGSKKEALQMLELAAEKDIQPWVEILPMKDCSKAVKRVADNDIRYRFVLEQDLEKH is encoded by the coding sequence ATGCCTCGCGGATACGGTATCGCCGACTCCAAGAATTGGACCGACTTCAAGGTCTACGATTTCGACCTCAAGAAGGAGACtgacgacgatgtcgaCATTGCTATCACCCACTGTGGTGTCTGCGGTTCGGATGTCCATACCATCTCCGGTGGTTGGGGCCCTCTGAAGCACGACTTCTGCATTCCTGGTCATGAGATCATTGGCATCGCCACCAAGGTCGGCAAGAACGTCAAGGACATCAAGGTTGGCGACCGAGTCGGCGTCGGTGCCCAGGTCGATTCTTGTGGTGAATGCGTACCTTGccaagatgaagaagagcagTACTGTCGCGGAAATGGCACCAAGAAACTAGTAGATACGTACAACGATACGTACAGTGAATGCGGCACAAAGGCTATGGGTGGCTATTCGACCCACATCAGGACTCAGCAGCAGTTTGTCTTCCCGATTCCtgacaagatcaagtcCGAGCATGCTGCTCCTATGCTTTGCGGTGGTCTTACGCTCTTCTCACCTCTGATCCGCAACGGCGCTGGCCCAGGAAAACGGGTTGGAATCGTTGGAATCGGCGGCCTTGGTCACTTTGGTGTCATGTTTGCCCACGCTCTCGGTGCCGAAGTGGTTGCCATCTCGCACTCTCCTCGCAAGCGcgaggatgcgctcaagatgGGTGCCAAAGAGTTCGTCTCCACCGGCGAGAACCCCAACTGGGCCGAGGAGTACAAGAACAAGCCTTTCGACTTGATCATCAACACTGCCTCCTCCAACGCCGTTGACCTCCGCACGATCCTTACCACGCTCAAGGTACACGGCCGTCTCATTTGCGTCGGAATGCCCGAAGATGTCTTCAAGGTTCGCATCCAGGACTTTGCCGGTAATGGTTGCCTGATGGGCTCCTCCCATATCGGAAGCAAGAAGGAGGCTCTtcagatgctcgagctcgctgcTGAGAAGGATATCCAGCCTTGGGTCGAGATTCTCCCTATGAAGGACTGCAGCAAGGCCGTCAAGAGGGTGGCAGACAACGACATCCGCTACCGAttcgtgctcgagcaggatcTCGAGAAGCACTAA
- a CDS encoding uncharacterized protein (related to arsenite transporter ARR3), which translates to MASSAMDQPPPPTQPTCTFQSAESTPSFASQHGAPSTVIDTPSIDMSPANEDGLILDMHGGVPKLRSTLQDARDSTGAAKSILLSLGWLDRLLSLFIIVAMILGVVIGEFAPNAAENLSKGGFRDVSAPLVVGLIVMMWPILTKVQYERLPQMFSTKRLWYQLAMSLVLNWVLGPFLMLGLAWATLPDLDDYRVGVIMVGLARCIAMVMIWNKIARGDSNTCAIIVIVNSVLQIVLYAPLAVLFVNVISNDVAFSLDYSDVAIAVAIYLGIPLAAGVLTRFLVLTLFGRHFFHQRFLPFFGPLSLIALLYTIIIIFAEQAQHILDNLGPVFRTFVPLVLYFALMWTGSFALIWWLSVRYGKTEWGYQMAVVQAFTAGSNNFELAIAVCVAVFGVGSDQALAATIGPLVEVPVLLVLSWVAMFVGKRLQWDKGLQRAQRQSKDKMEQDAMADLEM; encoded by the coding sequence ATGGCAAGCTCAGCGATGGACCAACCTCCGCCACCCACACAACCAACATGCACGTTTCAGAGTGCAGAATCAACGCCGAGCTTTGCTTCACAACACGGCGCACCGAGCACAGTAATTGACACCCCCTCCATCGATATGTCTCCAGCCAACGAAGATGGTCTGATCCTCGACATGCACGGAGGAGTGCCTAAGCTCCGCTCCACCTTGCAAGACGCCCGCGACTCGACCGGAGCAGCAAAAAGTATTCTCCTCTCTCTCGGATGGCTCGACCGACTCCTATCActcttcatcatcgtcgctaTGATCCTCGGCGTCGTAATTGGTGAATTCGCCCCAAACGCAGCCGAAAATCTCTCCAAGGGAGGGTTTCGCGATGTATCTGCTCCCTTGGTGGTAGGCTTGATCGTCATGATGTGGCCCATCTTGACCAAAGTTCAGTACGAAAGGCTTCCGCAGATGTTTTCCACAAAGCGATTATGGTACCAACTCGCCATGTCGTTGGTGCTCAACTGGGTTCTAGGTCCATTCCTGATGCTTGGATTGGCATGGGCCACATTGCCAGACTTGGATGATTACAGGGTCGGAGTGATCATGGTCGGTTTAGCTAGGTGCATTGCAATGGTGATGATTTGGAACAAAATCGCTCGCGGTGACAGCAACACTTGCGCTATCATTGTCATTGTCAACTCTGTCCTTCAGATCGTCCTCTACGCTCCGCTCGCGGTTCTGTTTGTCAACGTTATCTCCAACGACGTTGCTTTCTCACTAGATTATTCAGACGTCGCGATTGCTGTCGCCATCTACCTTGGCATCCCACTTGCAGCCGGTGTGCTGACCCGCTTCTTGGTACTCACACTGTTCGGGCGCCACTTTTTCCATCAACGATTCCTCCCCTTTTTTGGCCCCCTCTCGCTGATTGCCCTCCTCTACACCATTATCATCATCTTTGCAGAACAAGCGCAGCACATTCTGGACAACCTCGGACCCGTCTTCCGCACTTTTGTACCCCTGGTGCTCTATTTCGCTTTGATGTGGACGGGAAGCTTTGCACTCATCTGGTGGTTGTCCGTTCGATACGGTAAGACGGAATGGGGTTATCAGATGGCAGTGGTACAGGCATTCACGGCGGGCAGCAATAATTTCGAATTGGCGATCGCCGTCTGTGTGGCCGTCTTTGGGGTGGGATCGGACCAGGCATTGGCAGCAACAATTGGACCCCTGGTTGAGGTGCCCGTGCTGTTAGTGTTGAGTTGGGTGGCGATGTTTGTAGGCAAAAGGCTCCAGTGGGATAAAGGGCTGCAACGCGCACAGAGACAGTCGAAGGACAAGATGGAGCAAGACGCGATGGCAGATCTGGAAATGTAG
- a CDS encoding uncharacterized protein (related to Cytochrome P450), giving the protein MSILLPTVHSSFEHLTPTHVAIASVLILGLLCLIAPDRYIFVSHRKGIKEVPGALPLIGNLLFLLDIAAKRRRFLDEFLRMQKSIGAGGMPWAATFPYLGGRVTSINRPEYIRWVQKTNFENYIKGSFFQKSMGDVMSLHGIFVADGEIWRKQRKMASHIFSVGNFRTHVQNTIHRDLAILNKLFRDASSKNTELNLPDLFFRFTLSSFSLMAFSADIKCLPSNVGDLSKVVEFAANFDYAQRVMDERFVDPLARFTELFSPQGRKMRRTIKELHSFCYEIIDLRLAARARGEAQAASGKGDKDLLALFMEQNLTRDELLPVVLNFLIAGRDTTAQALGWLFYELSKHPECIEKARQEIHEKLGSGSSFQSMAYDDLSSLVYVQACFLEALRLHPSVPKNIKLAVKDDVIRPYAQPCSDADVAPNAVPTTQKLPDLVIKKGETVTWQDHTMARMPELWGEDCEQFKPERFIEERKDGSIGIKTYSQYLFHAFNAGPRLCLGQTLATYEGCAVVAEILGNFDVVYDHKALKEDEPTYDDSLTLPIKNPYTIHVRARDD; this is encoded by the coding sequence ATGTCCATCCTCCTTCCGACAGTGCACAGCTCATTCGAGCATCTCACACCGACACACGTAGCCATCGCCTCCGTACTCATTCTCGGTTTGCTCTGCCTTATCGCTCCAGATCGTTACATTTTCGTATCGCATCGCAAAGGCATCAAAGAAGTTCCTGGTGCGCTTCCCCTCATTGGTAACCTCCTTTTTCTCCTCGACATTGCCGCTAAGCGTCGTCGTTTCCTCGATGAGTTCCTCCGCATGCAAAAGAGCATTGGCGCTGGCGGTATGCCCTGGGCTGCAACTTTCCCTTATCTCGGCGGCCGAGTCACTTCCATCAACCGCCCTGAATACATCCGATGGGTGCAAAAGACCAATTTCGAGAACTATATCAAGGGTTCCTTCTTCCAAAAATCGATGGGAGACGTGATGAGCCTCCATGGCATCTTTGTCGCCGACGGAGAGATCTGGAGGAAACAACGCAAGATGGCCTCTCATATCTTTAGCGTTGGCAACTTTCGAACTCACGTCCAGAACACCATCCATCGCGATCTTGCCATTCTCAACAAACTCTTCCGGGACGCTAGCAGCAAAAACACCGAGCTCAATCTGCCCGATCTATTCTTCCGATTCACCCTCAGTTCGTTTTCACTCATGGCTTTTAGCGCCGACATCAAGTGTCTGCCGTCCAATGTTGGCGATTTGAGCAAAGTAGTCGAGTTTGCAGCCAACTTTGACTATGCTCAGCGTGTCATGGACGAACGCTTCGTGGACCCTTTGGCGAGATTCACCGAGCTCTTCTCGCCTCAAGGTAGGAAGATGAGAAGGACGATCAAGGAGCTGCACAGCTTTTGCTACGAGATTATTGACCTTCGACTAgcagctcgtgctcgaggcGAGGCTCAAGCTGCATCCGGCAAGGGCGACAAGGAcctgcttgcgctgttTATGGAACAGAACTTGACTCGTGACGAATTGCTCCCTGTCGTGCTCAACTTTTTGATTGCTGGTCGCGACACGACAGCCCAGGCGCTCGGATGGCTGTTCTACGAGCTTTCCAAGCACCCTGAATGCATCGAAAAGGCACGCCAAGAGATTCATGAAAAGCTCGGCTCCGGCTCTTCGTTCCAAAGCATGGCGTACGATGACCTATCTTCGCTTGTCTACGTTCAAGCATGCTTCCTCGAGGCGCTGCGCTTGCACCCGTCGGTACCCAAGAACATCAAATTGGCCGTCAAGGACGACGTGATCCGACCCTACGCACAACCCTGCTCGGACGCCGACGTCGCCCCCAACGCTGTCCCCACCACACAGAAGCTGCCcgacctcgtcatcaagaAGGGCGAGACAGTCACATGGCAGGATCACACCATGGCGCGAATGCCCGAACTGTGGGGCGAAGACTGCGAACAATTCAAACCAGAACGATTCATCGAAGAGCGAAAGGACGGTTCGATCGGCATCAAAACGTACTCGCAGTATCTATTCCACGCTTTCAACGCAGGCCCGAGGCTGTGCCTTGGTCAGACGCTGGCGACGTACGAAGGATGTGCAGTGGTGGCAGAAATTTTGGGCAACTTTGATGTGGTCTACGATCACAAAGCGTTGAAGGAGGACGAGCCGACATATGACGATTCGTTGACGCTACCCATCAAGAACCCTTATACGATCCATGTCCGGGCCAGGGACGATTGA